One part of the Gemmatimonadota bacterium genome encodes these proteins:
- a CDS encoding DinB family protein: protein MRTRALLPLALLAVAAPVGAQTEAAIRDEMLGHFEQSSAKFVMLAEAMPGSLYEWAPAEGVMEVGHVYMHVARYNFMYLEDNLGIPAPQDVDLDALEGIRDKARVQALLQRSIEHVRSAVGALPAADVGRTTELYGRDVPGWAVLVQLVAHMNEHLGQSIAYARMNGVVPPWSG from the coding sequence ATGAGAACCCGCGCGCTCCTTCCCCTGGCCCTGCTGGCCGTGGCCGCGCCGGTGGGCGCACAGACGGAGGCGGCGATCCGCGACGAGATGCTCGGCCACTTCGAGCAGTCGTCCGCGAAGTTCGTGATGCTGGCCGAGGCGATGCCGGGCTCCCTCTACGAATGGGCGCCGGCGGAGGGCGTCATGGAGGTGGGGCACGTCTACATGCACGTGGCGCGCTACAACTTCATGTATCTCGAGGACAATCTCGGCATCCCGGCTCCGCAGGACGTGGACCTGGACGCCCTCGAGGGCATCCGGGACAAGGCCCGGGTGCAGGCGCTCCTGCAGCGCTCCATCGAGCACGTCCGGAGCGCGGTGGGAGCGCTGCCCGCGGCGGACGTCGGCCGCACCACGGAGCTGTACGGGCGCGACGTCCCCGGCTGGGCTGTTCTCGTGCAGCTCGTGGCCCACATGAACGAGCACCTCGGGCAGTCCATCGCCTATGCGCGGATGAACGGGGTGGTGCCGCCGTGGTCGGGTTGA
- a CDS encoding CPXCG motif-containing cysteine-rich protein, giving the protein MSARDPEDELEAFLDLEADATCPYCGEPAEVDLDPSGGAVQVYVEDCAVCCRPWQVRVWFGPDGRAQVSLDAMP; this is encoded by the coding sequence GTGAGCGCCCGGGATCCGGAGGACGAGCTCGAGGCCTTCCTCGATCTCGAGGCCGACGCCACCTGCCCGTACTGCGGCGAACCCGCCGAAGTGGACCTCGACCCCTCCGGCGGTGCCGTCCAGGTCTACGTGGAGGACTGTGCGGTCTGCTGCCGGCCCTGGCAGGTCCGGGTGTGGTTCGGCCCGGATGGTCGCGCGCAGGTGAGCCTGGACGCGATGCCCTGA
- a CDS encoding Nramp family divalent metal transporter, whose protein sequence is MPPSPTSTGLPPLGTAELPEPPRPRGLQWVGVVGPGVIVLGASIGSGEFLLGPAAFVQYGLTLLWVTLVAAFLQTVFNTELMRYTLATGEPVFAGFMRTRPGAAFWAWVYALLYFLQVGWPGWAGAAAGAVFFLFARDLAGPEHASLVYWIGVGTFVACIAILLVGKRVERTLEWLNWILVTAILAGGVILAVLFVPGEVWGRGVSGFVGFDPIEGGFRFFPPGADFFLIGAFAAYSGAGGVINLSLSSWARDKGYGMGQVTGYIPSAVGGEKVDLAHVGSTFATTPEAMERWRGWWRIVRADQWLVYFLGALLGMFLPALLYVTFLEAGTDIRGLAVAAELAGAMARQVGPLAGGAVALMAVWVLFKAQLDIVEGMARAITDILWTGSARARAWRGGDVRVLYYTVLVCVAVWGIIALRLAQPIVLLQLGANMAGIVFVVSSLHLLRVNTTVLPPALRPPVWRRVALIATAVFYGAFVLLWLRGLFG, encoded by the coding sequence ATGCCCCCGTCCCCGACGTCGACCGGCTTGCCTCCGCTCGGGACCGCCGAGCTGCCCGAGCCCCCGCGGCCGCGGGGGCTGCAGTGGGTGGGCGTCGTGGGGCCCGGCGTCATCGTGCTGGGTGCCTCCATCGGCAGTGGCGAGTTCCTGCTCGGCCCCGCCGCCTTCGTCCAGTACGGTCTGACCCTGCTGTGGGTGACGCTGGTTGCCGCCTTCCTGCAGACGGTCTTCAACACCGAGCTGATGCGCTATACCCTGGCCACGGGTGAGCCCGTGTTCGCGGGCTTCATGCGCACGCGCCCCGGGGCCGCCTTCTGGGCCTGGGTCTACGCGTTGCTCTATTTCCTGCAGGTCGGCTGGCCGGGGTGGGCCGGTGCGGCGGCCGGTGCCGTCTTCTTCCTGTTCGCGCGGGACCTGGCCGGTCCGGAGCACGCCAGCCTCGTCTACTGGATCGGCGTGGGCACCTTCGTGGCGTGCATCGCCATCCTCCTCGTCGGCAAGCGGGTGGAGCGTACGCTGGAGTGGCTGAACTGGATCCTGGTCACGGCCATCCTGGCGGGCGGTGTGATCCTCGCCGTGCTCTTCGTGCCGGGAGAGGTGTGGGGACGCGGCGTCAGCGGCTTCGTGGGCTTCGATCCGATCGAAGGGGGCTTCCGCTTCTTTCCGCCCGGCGCGGACTTCTTCCTCATCGGCGCCTTCGCGGCGTATTCCGGCGCGGGCGGCGTGATCAACCTCTCCCTTTCCAGCTGGGCCCGCGACAAGGGCTACGGGATGGGGCAGGTCACCGGCTACATCCCCTCTGCGGTGGGAGGCGAGAAGGTGGACCTGGCGCACGTCGGCTCCACCTTCGCCACCACGCCGGAGGCGATGGAGCGCTGGCGGGGGTGGTGGCGGATCGTGCGTGCCGACCAGTGGCTGGTGTATTTCCTGGGCGCGCTGTTGGGGATGTTCCTCCCGGCGCTGCTGTACGTGACGTTCCTGGAGGCGGGCACCGACATCCGCGGGCTCGCCGTTGCGGCCGAGCTGGCCGGAGCCATGGCACGCCAGGTGGGACCCCTCGCGGGAGGGGCCGTCGCGCTCATGGCCGTCTGGGTGCTGTTCAAGGCACAGCTCGACATCGTGGAGGGCATGGCGCGCGCCATCACCGACATCCTGTGGACCGGGAGCGCGCGCGCGCGCGCCTGGCGTGGCGGGGACGTCCGGGTCCTCTACTACACGGTGCTGGTCTGCGTCGCCGTCTGGGGGATCATCGCCCTGCGTCTGGCCCAGCCGATCGTGCTGCTGCAGCTCGGCGCCAACATGGCGGGCATCGTCTTCGTGGTGTCCTCCCTCCACCTGCTCCGGGTGAACACCACCGTGCTGCCGCCGGCGCTCCGGCCTCCGGTCTGGCGTCGCGTCGCGCTGATCGCCACCGCGGTGTTCTACGGCGCGTTCGTGCTGCTCTGGCTGCGGGGTCTGTTCGGCTGA
- a CDS encoding prolyl oligopeptidase family serine peptidase, producing MHTRVSAARVPGAFALALALLPVAQPLHAQQNGRRTGMDPSRAEELYVSNRWEDHPSRDYQADIESKARIDSIYAAVTEGVVDYRKITYRSRIDGMEIPAYVFQPLRKRGTHGHAAMIWVHGGVHGNWGASMWPFVREAVERGYVIIAPEYRGSTGYGEEHHRAIDYGGYEVDDVISAYDWLTSELHHVDPERVGMMGWSHGGYITIMSITRAQHPFQAGAALVPVTNLIFRLSFKGPGYQRSFATQERIQGLPFEQREIYKERSPYYRVDDLQTPLLVHVATNDQDVNFEEASMLVYKLRATKPDLTETKIYVDPAPWGRSIGHAFSRRVDPETLERVDSPAQRDSWNRTWTFLEEHLRPYEDPNNQMPVRTGPGTDRN from the coding sequence ATGCACACCCGCGTCTCCGCCGCGCGTGTCCCGGGTGCGTTCGCCCTGGCGCTCGCCCTGCTGCCCGTCGCGCAACCGCTCCACGCCCAACAGAACGGCCGGCGGACCGGCATGGATCCCTCCCGGGCGGAGGAGCTCTACGTCTCCAACCGCTGGGAGGACCATCCCTCCCGCGACTACCAGGCCGACATCGAGTCCAAGGCCCGGATCGACAGCATCTACGCGGCCGTGACCGAGGGCGTCGTCGACTACCGCAAGATCACCTACCGCAGCCGCATCGACGGGATGGAGATCCCGGCGTACGTCTTCCAGCCGCTGCGGAAGCGGGGTACCCACGGGCATGCCGCCATGATCTGGGTGCATGGAGGCGTGCACGGGAACTGGGGTGCCAGCATGTGGCCGTTCGTCCGAGAGGCGGTCGAGCGGGGGTACGTGATCATCGCGCCCGAATACCGGGGCAGCACGGGGTACGGCGAGGAGCACCACCGCGCCATCGACTACGGGGGCTACGAGGTGGACGACGTCATCTCCGCCTACGATTGGCTGACGTCGGAGCTGCACCACGTGGACCCGGAGCGCGTGGGCATGATGGGCTGGAGCCACGGCGGGTACATCACCATCATGTCGATCACGCGCGCCCAGCATCCCTTCCAGGCGGGCGCCGCGCTCGTGCCGGTCACCAACCTGATCTTCCGGCTCTCCTTCAAGGGGCCGGGCTATCAACGCAGCTTCGCCACGCAGGAGCGCATCCAGGGCCTGCCCTTCGAGCAGCGCGAGATCTACAAGGAGCGCTCTCCCTACTACCGGGTGGACGACCTGCAGACGCCGCTGCTCGTGCACGTGGCCACCAACGACCAGGACGTCAACTTCGAGGAGGCGTCCATGCTCGTGTACAAGCTGCGGGCAACCAAGCCGGACCTGACGGAGACCAAGATCTACGTGGATCCGGCGCCCTGGGGCCGCAGCATCGGGCACGCCTTCAGCCGACGGGTGGATCCCGAGACGCTGGAGCGGGTGGATTCTCCCGCGCAGCGCGATTCGTGGAACCGTACGTGGACGTTCCTGGAGGAGCACCTGCGGCCCTACGAGGATCCCAACAACCAGATGCCGGTCCGCACCGGGCCCGGCACCGACCGGAACTGA
- a CDS encoding quinone oxidoreductase → MNVIRIHETGGPEVMKLESGTVTEPGPGEIRLRHTAIGLNYIDTYHRSGLYPVPLPSGLGLEAAGVVEAVGEGVEHLKTGERVAYGNGPLGAYAEVRVMPANRVTRIPETVADDTAAAMMLKGMTVRYLLKETYAVQPGDTVLIHAAAGGVGSIAGQWAKALGATVIGTAGSPEKCELARAHGYDHCIDYSREDVAARVRELTDGTGVPVVYDGVGRATLEASLDSLRPRGLLVSFGNASGPVTGFSLGTLASKGSLYVTRPTLGTHVATDEALQANARDVIDIVASGKVRIDVAQRFPLGEAAEAHRALEARRTTGSTVLVP, encoded by the coding sequence ATGAACGTCATCCGCATCCACGAGACCGGCGGTCCCGAGGTCATGAAGCTCGAGTCCGGGACCGTCACCGAGCCCGGGCCGGGCGAGATCCGCCTGCGCCACACCGCGATCGGCCTCAACTACATCGACACCTACCACCGGTCCGGGCTCTACCCCGTGCCGCTCCCGTCCGGCCTCGGCCTGGAGGCCGCCGGGGTGGTGGAGGCCGTCGGGGAGGGCGTGGAGCACCTGAAGACCGGAGAGCGGGTCGCCTACGGGAACGGCCCGCTCGGCGCCTACGCGGAGGTGCGCGTCATGCCCGCCAACCGGGTGACGCGCATCCCGGAGACCGTGGCCGACGACACCGCGGCGGCCATGATGCTCAAGGGCATGACCGTGCGCTACCTGCTCAAGGAGACCTACGCGGTCCAACCCGGCGACACCGTGCTCATCCACGCGGCCGCCGGGGGTGTCGGATCGATCGCCGGCCAGTGGGCGAAGGCGCTCGGAGCCACGGTGATCGGAACCGCGGGCTCGCCCGAGAAGTGCGAGCTGGCGCGCGCGCACGGCTACGATCACTGCATCGACTACTCGCGCGAGGACGTGGCGGCGCGCGTCCGTGAGCTGACCGACGGCACCGGCGTGCCGGTGGTCTACGACGGCGTCGGGCGCGCCACGCTGGAGGCGTCGCTGGACTCGCTCCGTCCGCGGGGACTGCTCGTGAGCTTCGGCAACGCATCCGGGCCCGTCACCGGCTTCAGCCTGGGGACGCTCGCCAGCAAGGGATCGCTGTACGTGACGAGACCGACCCTCGGGACGCACGTCGCCACCGATGAAGCGCTCCAGGCCAACGCGCGCGACGTCATCGACATCGTCGCCTCGGGCAAGGTGCGCATCGACGTGGCGCAGCGCTTTCCGCTGGGGGAGGCCGCGGAGGCCCACCGCGCGCTCGAGGCACGCCGCACGACCGGATCGACGGTGCTGGTCCCCTGA